One region of Pseudomonas alvandae genomic DNA includes:
- a CDS encoding TetR/AcrR family transcriptional regulator, with protein MRPERIPQLAPRERILDAAEELFFTEGISRVTVDAIAAKAKSTKMTVYRHFDSKDALVLEWLRLLVEQYSDIFETLAAQRAGDPKAQLLGFAEFIAQDLSASSYRGCPFTNSLAEIPERAHPARALIEEHKKRQFLRLVALCVEAGLAEPNQVAMELTYLMEGAQVVAQNNSIEGVGENLVAMVRKKIAGESRDPAA; from the coding sequence ATGCGGCCCGAACGAATTCCCCAGTTGGCCCCTCGAGAAAGGATTCTCGATGCAGCCGAGGAACTGTTTTTTACCGAAGGCATCAGTCGGGTGACGGTGGATGCCATTGCGGCAAAGGCCAAATCGACCAAGATGACCGTCTACCGCCATTTCGATTCGAAAGACGCGCTGGTGCTTGAGTGGCTGCGGTTGCTCGTCGAGCAATACTCCGACATTTTCGAAACCCTGGCCGCGCAGCGCGCCGGTGATCCCAAGGCGCAGCTTCTCGGCTTTGCCGAGTTCATCGCACAGGACTTGTCGGCCTCATCCTATCGGGGTTGTCCGTTCACCAATTCATTGGCAGAGATCCCTGAGCGGGCACATCCGGCCCGCGCCCTCATCGAAGAGCACAAAAAACGTCAGTTCCTCCGGTTGGTGGCGCTCTGTGTCGAAGCCGGCCTGGCCGAGCCGAACCAAGTGGCGATGGAACTCACCTATTTGATGGAGGGGGCCCAGGTCGTTGCGCAGAACAACAGCATCGAGGGCGTCGGCGAAAACCTCGTGGCGATGGTTCGGAAAAAAATCGCCGGTGAATCGAGAGACCCTGCAGCGTGA
- a CDS encoding amidase, producing the protein MKPAEYAKYDALGLAELIANGQVTQAEVRAAALSAIEQLNPRINAIVEVWEDEPEAATGPFAGVPFLVKDLGLTRKGRLNELGSRLAAGCVAEGDSNLMARLRQAGLVTLGRTSTPELAASTTTEAVFSGPTRNPWALGRSAGGSSGGSAAAVAAGLVPAAHATDGGGSIRVPAASTGLFGLKPSRGRISMGPAVDEVWAGLAVHGVVSRTVRDSAALLDATQGAAVGDPFEIAKPQHAYLSEVTREPGALRIGLLLHPLNASHCAAPIANATRHVAGQLQGMGHNVEEVCLDIGLGWEGFVEMNARFWSANTAAWINAIAAGTGRPVDASTLEPATLSLHRMGSELTAIDLLEAMHYRNVVTRSLGNFFCQYDILLSPTLPALPPAIGRYNEGQEQLDGKGWMERVFNHSPFTALANVTGTPSMSVPLAFDPETGLPIGVQFSAGFGRENMLLRLAGQLERALPWTARIPEVWAGKL; encoded by the coding sequence ATGAAACCCGCTGAATACGCCAAATACGATGCACTGGGCCTGGCTGAGCTGATCGCCAACGGTCAAGTCACCCAAGCCGAAGTCCGGGCCGCGGCACTGTCCGCCATCGAACAGCTCAACCCAAGGATCAATGCCATCGTTGAGGTTTGGGAAGATGAACCCGAGGCCGCTACCGGGCCGTTCGCCGGCGTGCCCTTCCTGGTCAAGGACCTGGGCTTGACCCGAAAGGGGCGTCTGAATGAATTGGGCAGTCGCCTGGCGGCCGGGTGTGTCGCCGAGGGGGACTCCAACCTGATGGCGCGCTTGCGGCAGGCAGGGCTGGTCACTCTTGGCAGGACCAGCACACCGGAACTGGCGGCCAGCACTACCACCGAAGCGGTTTTTTCGGGACCGACACGCAACCCCTGGGCGCTGGGTCGCAGTGCGGGTGGCTCCAGCGGTGGCTCGGCCGCCGCCGTCGCCGCGGGCCTGGTTCCTGCCGCGCACGCCACCGATGGCGGCGGTTCGATCCGTGTTCCTGCAGCCTCCACTGGGTTATTCGGCCTCAAGCCCAGCCGGGGCAGGATTTCAATGGGCCCGGCGGTGGATGAGGTGTGGGCCGGGCTCGCGGTCCATGGGGTGGTCAGTCGCACCGTGCGCGACAGCGCTGCCCTGCTGGATGCTACCCAGGGCGCAGCCGTGGGCGATCCCTTCGAGATCGCCAAGCCGCAGCATGCCTATTTATCGGAAGTGACCCGCGAGCCGGGAGCTCTGCGCATTGGCCTTCTGCTGCATCCACTGAATGCCAGCCATTGCGCCGCACCGATTGCCAATGCGACTCGCCATGTGGCCGGCCAGCTCCAAGGCATGGGACACAACGTGGAAGAGGTCTGCCTGGACATTGGCCTCGGCTGGGAAGGTTTTGTCGAGATGAATGCCCGGTTCTGGTCGGCCAACACCGCTGCCTGGATCAACGCCATCGCCGCTGGAACCGGCCGCCCCGTCGATGCCAGCACGCTTGAGCCGGCCACGCTTTCGCTGCACCGGATGGGCAGTGAACTCACTGCCATCGATTTGCTGGAGGCCATGCATTACAGGAATGTCGTGACCCGCAGCCTGGGTAACTTTTTCTGCCAATACGACATCCTGCTGAGTCCGACGTTGCCAGCGCTGCCGCCCGCAATCGGTAGGTACAACGAGGGCCAGGAGCAGTTGGATGGCAAGGGCTGGATGGAACGCGTATTCAACCACTCGCCTTTCACTGCGTTGGCGAATGTAACGGGGACCCCTTCCATGTCGGTGCCGCTGGCATTTGATCCGGAAACGGGCCTGCCGATCGGCGTGCAGTTCTCGGCGGGTTTTGGTCGGGAAAACATGCTGCTGCGCCTGGCAGGACAATTGGAGCGTGCATTGCCTTGGACGGCGCGAATACCTGAGGTCTGGGCTGGGAAGCTATGA
- a CDS encoding EAL domain-containing protein — MEPLMLDIFSRLGRQLWPQSLRAQFALAFVALALLILAGGATAVYALRSSNNATRQLTDERLVRMQYGQDMVQRTLLIERQTDQLLTTRSPDVLRSSYAATVEQLGALDQLVQQLTAANSAVAILDMHQSSQLFRNTATIVAQLRESLLQTEITFEQALEDRTARLTAASTPASLERAVLLFDLSQTADGEAVQRLRMRYERLSPEAASLDADMGKPDLFSLRGTLVDQHNVIKRFNEELQNQAGVLVTLARAQSNAYTEDYRAAVQRLVGDSNRSQQWVLIMLGASLVLAWFVTRVFMGRHVLVRLNEISRQLRQEHADKTHLMMADHGNDEIGNMARAVNQFLEDRLQLEKRTAQLSIATERLAVQNSRLEQEAIIRAGQGHVLELIARSTELAEVLDSLAHLVESQLEGMMVSILLLDEEGKHLHHGAAPSLPKAYSQIIDGIEIGPNVGSCGTSAYRREPVIVTDIQQDPLWEAYRSIAEPYGFRACWSTPILSHERKVLGTFALYAKTVRSPSRAETQLIDLATPLAGIAIERQLTEKRIRFMGDHDVLTGLPNRTLLEDRLKQAMLYAQRYNRLVTVVFLDLDKFKLVNDSLGHSAGDELLKTVAQRMVECVRRTDTVVRLGGDEFVIILFDQPSDLDGVTPVLHKLQEAILQPIHLSGHKLHVTCSMGLATYPADGADTDTLISNADAAMYRAKELGRNSFQFYTSEMNTQVQGKLAMQDGLRNALDNDEFLLLYQPQVDLQSGQIIGVEALIRWQHPELGMVSPIKFIPQAEETGLIVPIGDWVIHTACRQNKAWQAAGLPPITVSVNISARQFVERNLIDRVNHALQETGLEPMYLELELTESLIMQDLQQAISKMKALQSMGTSLSIDDFGTGYSSLAALKSFPIARLKIDQSFVRDLPDNENDKAIATAVISLGHKLNLKVIAEGVETEEQQTFLRENGCDEIQGHFFSKAVSAEEISLLLRMPRLPQSSRTLNPDSTGQAHGVKRPGRPMPGR, encoded by the coding sequence ATGGAACCCCTGATGTTGGATATTTTTTCCCGGCTTGGACGCCAGCTCTGGCCACAATCACTCCGCGCCCAGTTCGCGCTGGCGTTTGTGGCGCTGGCGCTGTTGATTCTCGCGGGGGGAGCCACGGCGGTCTATGCGTTGCGCTCCTCGAACAACGCCACTCGCCAACTGACGGATGAGCGGTTGGTCCGCATGCAATATGGCCAGGACATGGTGCAACGTACATTGCTGATCGAACGCCAGACTGACCAGCTCCTGACTACCCGTTCACCAGACGTCCTGCGATCAAGCTATGCCGCGACCGTCGAACAGCTTGGCGCCCTGGACCAACTGGTTCAGCAGTTGACCGCCGCGAACAGTGCCGTAGCGATACTCGATATGCATCAGTCGAGCCAGTTGTTCCGCAATACCGCCACCATCGTTGCACAGTTGCGTGAAAGCCTGCTGCAAACCGAGATTACGTTCGAGCAGGCCCTTGAGGATCGCACCGCCCGGTTAACGGCGGCCAGTACCCCGGCCAGCCTGGAGCGGGCGGTGTTGCTTTTCGATCTGTCGCAGACGGCTGACGGTGAGGCGGTGCAACGACTGCGGATGCGCTATGAACGTTTGTCACCCGAAGCCGCTTCACTTGACGCTGACATGGGCAAGCCCGATCTGTTTTCCCTGCGCGGGACGCTCGTCGATCAGCACAACGTCATAAAGCGCTTCAACGAGGAGTTGCAGAATCAGGCCGGGGTGTTGGTCACCTTGGCCCGTGCGCAGTCGAATGCCTACACCGAGGACTATCGCGCAGCCGTGCAGCGGCTGGTGGGGGACTCGAACCGTAGCCAGCAATGGGTACTGATCATGTTGGGCGCCAGCCTGGTGCTCGCCTGGTTCGTGACCCGGGTCTTCATGGGCCGCCATGTGCTCGTGCGCCTGAATGAGATAAGCCGGCAGTTGCGCCAGGAGCATGCGGACAAAACGCATTTGATGATGGCGGACCATGGGAACGACGAGATCGGCAACATGGCGCGGGCGGTGAATCAGTTTCTTGAGGACCGGCTTCAGTTGGAAAAAAGAACCGCCCAATTGAGCATCGCCACTGAACGGCTCGCCGTGCAGAACAGCCGGCTGGAGCAGGAGGCGATCATTCGTGCCGGACAAGGCCATGTCCTGGAGCTGATCGCCAGGAGCACCGAGCTTGCCGAGGTGCTCGACAGCCTGGCTCACCTGGTCGAGTCCCAGCTGGAGGGCATGATGGTGTCGATCCTCTTGCTGGATGAGGAAGGCAAGCACCTGCACCACGGGGCCGCGCCCAGTTTGCCCAAAGCCTATAGCCAGATCATCGACGGGATCGAAATCGGTCCGAACGTCGGTTCATGTGGTACTTCGGCGTATCGCCGAGAACCGGTGATCGTCACGGATATCCAGCAGGATCCGCTGTGGGAGGCATACCGTTCAATCGCCGAGCCCTACGGGTTTCGTGCCTGCTGGTCGACGCCGATCCTGTCCCATGAGCGAAAGGTACTGGGGACATTTGCGTTGTATGCCAAGACCGTGCGCAGCCCCAGCCGGGCCGAGACGCAACTGATCGATCTGGCGACACCCCTCGCCGGGATTGCCATCGAACGCCAGTTGACGGAAAAGCGCATTCGCTTCATGGGCGATCATGACGTGCTGACCGGGCTGCCGAATCGCACGCTGCTCGAAGACCGTCTCAAGCAGGCCATGCTCTATGCCCAGCGCTATAACCGGCTGGTGACGGTGGTGTTTCTCGACCTGGACAAATTCAAACTGGTGAATGACAGCCTTGGGCACAGTGCCGGTGATGAACTGCTGAAGACGGTGGCCCAGCGCATGGTCGAGTGCGTCCGCCGGACCGACACCGTTGTGCGGCTGGGTGGCGACGAATTCGTGATCATCCTGTTCGACCAGCCCTCGGACCTCGACGGCGTGACGCCCGTCCTGCACAAGCTCCAGGAAGCCATCCTGCAACCGATCCACCTCAGCGGCCATAAACTCCACGTCACCTGCAGCATGGGGCTGGCGACTTACCCTGCCGACGGCGCAGACACCGATACGTTGATCAGCAATGCGGACGCCGCCATGTACCGGGCCAAGGAGCTGGGTCGCAACAGCTTCCAGTTCTACACGAGCGAGATGAACACCCAGGTACAGGGCAAGCTGGCCATGCAGGATGGGCTTCGAAACGCCCTCGACAATGACGAGTTCCTGCTGCTGTACCAGCCACAGGTGGACTTGCAGTCGGGCCAGATCATTGGCGTGGAAGCGTTGATTCGCTGGCAGCACCCCGAGCTTGGCATGGTGTCGCCCATCAAGTTCATTCCCCAGGCCGAAGAAACCGGCCTGATCGTGCCCATCGGCGACTGGGTGATCCACACCGCGTGCCGACAGAACAAGGCGTGGCAGGCGGCCGGCTTGCCGCCGATCACCGTGTCGGTGAACATCTCGGCGCGCCAGTTCGTCGAAAGGAACCTGATCGACCGGGTCAACCATGCCCTGCAGGAAACCGGGCTTGAGCCGATGTACCTTGAGCTGGAGCTGACCGAAAGCCTGATCATGCAAGACCTCCAGCAAGCCATCAGTAAAATGAAGGCGCTGCAGTCAATGGGCACCAGTCTCTCGATCGACGACTTCGGCACCGGTTATTCCAGCCTTGCAGCGTTGAAGAGCTTCCCGATTGCGAGGCTCAAGATCGACCAGTCTTTCGTGCGCGACCTGCCCGACAACGAAAACGACAAGGCTATCGCCACCGCGGTGATTTCGTTGGGGCACAAACTGAACCTCAAAGTGATCGCCGAAGGTGTCGAAACCGAAGAGCAACAAACGTTCCTGCGGGAAAACGGCTGCGATGAAATTCAAGGTCACTTTTTCAGCAAGGCCGTCAGCGCAGAGGAAATCAGCCTGTTGCTGCGTATGCCACGATTGCCTCAGTCAAGCCGCACCCTGAATCCGGACTCGACAGGACAGGCGCACGGTGTAAAACGCCCGGGCCGTCCAATGCCTGGGCGTTAG
- a CDS encoding substrate-binding domain-containing protein has product MAQAQEIVAKATLGAVRWSGPQAGPPAQRGKSIALVAEDLRNGGIVGVAQGAREAASAMGWTLKIFDGAGSASGRAKAFSDALAAKPDGLILCGSDALENNAALMRFADKDILVVGWHAGVHPGPIDGTPVAMNVTSDPLEVARLTAMAAVAQSNGQAGVVILTDSKYSIAMTKAKAMEDVIRACQGCSMLEVRDVAISESSEKMPAVTRELLQRYGKRWTHTLAINDIYFDYSIASLTGAAIPSNGISLLSAGDGSASAFLRIQAKTYQTVTVAEPLNLHGWQVMDELNRLFAGQPVSGFIAPIHLVNADNVAFDGGKKSQYDPDNGYRDIYRRQWNP; this is encoded by the coding sequence GTGGCCCAAGCCCAGGAAATCGTAGCCAAGGCCACCCTCGGGGCCGTCCGCTGGAGCGGTCCGCAGGCCGGTCCGCCAGCCCAGCGGGGCAAGAGTATTGCGCTTGTCGCAGAGGACTTGCGCAACGGTGGCATTGTCGGCGTCGCGCAGGGTGCCCGGGAGGCAGCCAGTGCGATGGGTTGGACGCTGAAGATATTCGATGGCGCAGGCTCCGCGTCCGGTCGCGCCAAGGCTTTTTCCGATGCCCTGGCGGCGAAGCCCGATGGCCTTATCCTGTGCGGCTCCGATGCCCTTGAGAACAACGCGGCGCTGATGCGCTTCGCCGACAAGGACATCCTGGTGGTCGGCTGGCACGCCGGGGTGCACCCCGGGCCGATTGACGGTACGCCGGTGGCCATGAACGTCACGAGCGACCCGCTTGAAGTGGCACGGCTTACCGCCATGGCGGCGGTGGCGCAGTCAAACGGACAGGCCGGCGTGGTCATTCTCACTGACTCCAAGTACAGCATCGCCATGACCAAAGCCAAGGCCATGGAGGACGTCATTCGGGCCTGCCAGGGGTGTTCGATGCTGGAAGTGCGCGATGTCGCGATCTCCGAAAGCAGCGAGAAGATGCCTGCCGTGACCAGGGAACTGCTCCAGCGCTATGGCAAGCGCTGGACCCACACGCTGGCGATCAACGATATCTATTTCGACTATTCGATTGCCTCGTTGACCGGCGCCGCGATACCCAGCAATGGCATCAGTCTTTTGTCTGCCGGGGATGGCAGCGCTTCGGCTTTCCTGCGCATCCAGGCGAAAACCTACCAGACCGTTACCGTCGCCGAGCCGCTCAACCTGCATGGCTGGCAAGTAATGGACGAATTGAACCGGTTGTTTGCAGGCCAGCCGGTGAGCGGCTTCATCGCGCCGATCCACTTGGTCAACGCCGACAATGTCGCCTTCGATGGTGGAAAAAAATCCCAGTACGATCCGGATAACGGCTATCGAGACATCTATCGCCGCCAATGGAACCCCTGA
- a CDS encoding VOC family protein: MKIIPYLTFDGRCKEAFALYKDVLGGELFSMSFAEAPEDVGMPKDPNLIMHTCLTVGNFSLMASDCPPGQPYRKPQGVSVSLNVDSVEEAERLFNGLSAGGSVYMPMAKTFWAERFAMFEDRFGIAWMVNYEGRQ; this comes from the coding sequence ATGAAAATCATTCCCTACCTGACCTTCGATGGCCGCTGCAAGGAAGCCTTCGCGTTGTACAAGGACGTGCTGGGCGGCGAGCTGTTTTCCATGTCCTTTGCCGAGGCGCCAGAAGATGTCGGCATGCCCAAGGACCCGAACCTGATCATGCACACCTGCCTGACCGTGGGCAACTTCAGCCTGATGGCGTCCGACTGCCCGCCAGGCCAGCCGTATCGCAAGCCGCAAGGCGTGTCGGTTTCTCTCAACGTCGACAGCGTGGAGGAGGCCGAGCGGCTGTTCAACGGCTTGAGTGCGGGTGGCAGCGTGTACATGCCGATGGCGAAGACGTTCTGGGCGGAACGCTTCGCCATGTTCGAAGACCGTTTCGGGATCGCCTGGATGGTCAACTACGAGGGGCGCCAATAG
- a CDS encoding YciI family protein, translating to MRFMVIVKASPESEAGEMPSAELLAAMGAYNEELVKAGVMLAGEGLHPSAQGVRVQFSGKDRTVVEGPFAQTSELIAGFWIFKVQSLQEAIDWVKRCPNPMISDSEIEIRQIFELEEFGESFTPELQAQEERLRAQISSQS from the coding sequence ATGCGATTTATGGTGATCGTCAAGGCCAGTCCGGAGTCGGAAGCCGGAGAAATGCCCAGCGCGGAGCTGCTGGCTGCCATGGGTGCCTACAACGAAGAATTGGTCAAGGCGGGGGTGATGCTCGCCGGCGAAGGCCTGCATCCCAGTGCCCAGGGCGTGCGCGTACAGTTTTCCGGCAAGGACCGGACCGTCGTCGAGGGGCCGTTCGCCCAGACAAGCGAGTTGATCGCCGGGTTCTGGATTTTCAAGGTCCAGTCACTGCAGGAGGCGATCGACTGGGTCAAGCGCTGTCCGAACCCGATGATCAGCGACAGTGAAATCGAGATCCGCCAGATCTTCGAACTCGAGGAATTCGGCGAGAGCTTTACCCCCGAACTACAGGCACAGGAAGAACGCCTGCGGGCGCAGATATCCAGTCAATCGTGA
- a CDS encoding EthD domain-containing protein, translating to MTHVEFLDYIEHQHGKIAQAKPLGVKRYVQNHVIDAAFGVDSDNAYTQTFHRDSITELFFENMSDLIATFSDPYTQQTTGPDAKNFADLSKQVAQLMDEVELSETGTLPTNWKAMLFLKKNPAVQLEAFFSAWDRAHAAAASECPAFQKALRRHVRARYMPEGDRVTSYFGPDIGVYEGVSSLWFENEADLQGFRQYQRSLFQQLSDEGIALSSESFFVYVKEVVILDLGQ from the coding sequence ATGACCCATGTTGAATTCCTCGACTACATAGAGCACCAGCACGGAAAGATCGCCCAAGCCAAGCCCCTGGGCGTCAAGCGCTACGTCCAGAACCACGTCATCGACGCAGCCTTTGGCGTCGATTCCGATAACGCCTACACGCAAACATTTCACAGGGATTCCATAACGGAATTGTTCTTTGAAAACATGTCGGACCTGATCGCCACCTTCAGCGACCCCTATACCCAGCAAACCACGGGACCTGATGCCAAGAACTTCGCTGACCTTTCCAAACAGGTTGCGCAACTGATGGATGAGGTCGAACTGTCCGAAACCGGCACATTGCCCACGAATTGGAAGGCCATGCTTTTCCTCAAAAAGAACCCCGCGGTGCAGCTCGAGGCTTTTTTCAGCGCCTGGGATCGCGCTCATGCTGCGGCAGCGAGTGAATGTCCGGCGTTCCAGAAGGCTCTGCGCAGGCACGTTCGCGCCCGGTATATGCCCGAAGGTGACCGGGTGACGTCTTATTTCGGGCCGGACATAGGCGTCTACGAAGGCGTTTCCAGCCTGTGGTTCGAAAACGAAGCGGACCTTCAAGGTTTTCGGCAGTACCAGAGGTCGTTGTTCCAGCAGCTTTCCGACGAAGGGATCGCGCTGTCGTCAGAATCGTTTTTCGTCTACGTGAAGGAAGTCGTCATTCTCGATCTGGGCCAATAG
- a CDS encoding FAD-dependent oxidoreductase encodes MIAAVNKVLVIGGGFSGMTAAIQLARQGVEVDLVEIDPLWCPLGAGITLSGPTLRALDTIGILERVAGEGYLSTNFDVFSPAGELIVQLALRPPVSDKPIPCGGGILRPVLARIFAEKTREVGTRVRLGISYDTISHQDDGIEVSFTDGTSGRYDLVIAADGVHSRMRKEFFPQAPSPKPIHQSVWRAVLRRPPEIVRPTHWLGRTKVGVNPISDTHMYMFLMENRDFSEWIDPATWPGEMARLLGEFPAPILQALVPQLYESGASIDYRPLANLLVPLPWHQGRIVMIGDTVHATTPHLASGAGIGIESAIVLAEELLAESDLQTALARFEARRWERCQLVVENSARLCELEKNGGDKDEHAQIMRESTALLAEPV; translated from the coding sequence ATGATTGCAGCAGTCAATAAGGTCCTGGTGATCGGAGGCGGGTTTTCCGGTATGACCGCGGCTATCCAACTCGCCCGCCAGGGCGTCGAAGTCGACCTGGTGGAAATAGACCCACTGTGGTGTCCGCTGGGGGCGGGTATCACCCTCAGTGGGCCTACGTTGCGAGCCCTGGATACGATTGGAATCCTTGAGCGGGTGGCTGGGGAAGGGTACCTGTCGACCAACTTCGATGTGTTTTCACCGGCAGGGGAGCTGATCGTGCAATTGGCACTTCGACCTCCGGTCAGCGATAAACCGATCCCCTGTGGCGGCGGCATCCTGCGCCCGGTGCTGGCCCGGATCTTCGCCGAAAAAACCAGGGAAGTGGGCACCCGCGTGCGCCTCGGCATCAGCTACGACACCATCAGCCACCAGGACGATGGCATTGAAGTGTCGTTCACCGACGGGACTTCTGGACGCTATGACCTGGTCATCGCCGCTGACGGTGTGCATTCGCGGATGCGCAAGGAATTTTTCCCGCAAGCACCGTCGCCAAAACCCATCCATCAGAGTGTCTGGCGCGCGGTGCTGAGGCGCCCGCCGGAAATCGTCCGCCCGACTCACTGGCTGGGGCGCACCAAGGTCGGTGTCAATCCGATTTCCGACACGCACATGTACATGTTCCTGATGGAGAACCGCGATTTTTCCGAGTGGATCGATCCGGCCACCTGGCCGGGTGAGATGGCCCGTCTGCTGGGCGAGTTCCCAGCCCCGATCCTGCAAGCGCTGGTGCCGCAGCTGTACGAGTCGGGCGCCAGTATCGACTATCGTCCGCTGGCCAATCTATTGGTGCCGTTACCCTGGCACCAAGGCCGCATCGTGATGATCGGGGATACCGTGCACGCCACCACGCCGCACTTGGCTTCCGGGGCTGGAATTGGCATCGAGAGCGCCATCGTGCTGGCTGAGGAACTGCTCGCCGAAAGTGATCTCCAGACAGCCCTGGCCCGATTCGAAGCGCGACGTTGGGAGCGGTGCCAACTGGTGGTCGAGAACTCCGCGCGTCTGTGCGAGCTGGAAAAGAATGGCGGTGATAAAGACGAGCATGCCCAGATCATGCGCGAGTCCACCGCGCTATTGGCCGAGCCTGTTTGA